The genomic DNA TTTATATTCTTAGCATCTAAAATAACATTATCCATTGTTCTCACCATTTTTTCCAAATTTTTTAATTAATTTTGAAATTTGAAATTCCTTACGTCCTAATAAACCTGTTGGTCTAAAAATCATTGTTAAAATTAAAACTAATGAATATATTATCATACGATAATCTGCAAATCCTCTCAATACTTCTGGTAAAATTGTCAATACTATTGCAGAAATAATAGATCCAGTAAAACTTCCCATTCCTCCTAAAACAACCATTACCAATATGTTAATTGAATAGTTATAATCAAATTGTTTTGCTCCTAAAATCCCAAGATTATGAGCATAAATTCCTCCAGCAATACCTGCAAATATTGCTGAAACTGTAAAAGCAAAAGTCTTATAATAAGTCGTATTAATTCCAGAAGCAGCACTTGCTATTTCATCATCTCTAATTGAAAGAACAGCTCTTCCATGTCTACTTGTCATCAATGAAAACATCATTATAACACAAACAATCATTATCATATAAATAACTCCAAAATCATTAAAACGAGGTATTTTTCTAA from Fusobacterium hominis includes the following:
- a CDS encoding branched-chain amino acid ABC transporter permease — protein: MDYTKKLSYILTLFFVIAIYFLLTTLIGNKIISRYQTTILIFICINIILAVSLNITVGCLGQITIGHAGFMSVGAYAAALFAKSGFMTGMSGYIFALIIGGLIAGIIGIIIGIPALRLYGDYLAIITLAFGEIIRVLIEYFNFTGGAQGLRKIPRFNDFGVIYMIMIVCVIMMFSLMTSRHGRAVLSIRDDEIASAASGINTTYYKTFAFTVSAIFAGIAGGIYAHNLGILGAKQFDYNYSINILVMVVLGGMGSFTGSIISAIVLTILPEVLRGFADYRMIIYSLVLILTMIFRPTGLLGRKEFQISKLIKKFGKNGENNG